In the Leptotrichia sp. oral taxon 212 genome, one interval contains:
- a CDS encoding ABC transporter ATP-binding protein, with translation MNNLKFLLKLSGQHKIKLIVSAMFSIISTTLSAIPYLLVYSIILEIFNREISYNKIKSLVFIAILFIILGVVARILSGIFSHISAFNILYKIRIDLIEHMSKLNMGFFKKNMTGKLKKIINEDVEKLENFIAHQIPDLSSAFATPLIFLGIMFYFNWQLSLVLFIPIILGILAQSGMFKNYMGKVDHFYKLVAKLNSTIMEYINAMNVMKAFNLTAKSFKDYRDNTQEYADYWIELTELAVPYYSAFLCLVDTGLLFIIPIGGIMLLNGKITISVYILFLLMSTIFLNSLRTLFELSESLSFLLKGMEKIIEIFNEKEQKSGNISFPEHFSESLKYENVTFAYNKAKVINNFTLTIRAGTTTALVGPSGSGKTTIGLLAGRFWDIDEGKITIDGTDIKDISYESLMDNISFVFQDTFMLHDTIYENIIMGKNYTREEVENAAKKAQIHDFIMSLPDRYETKIGEGGVKLSGGEKQRISIARAIIKNTPIVILDEVTSYSDIENEAKIQSALKTLLKGKTALIIAHRLYTIKNADNIVFMKKGQITEQGTHEELLRNRADYWHLWSLYNENDLEKEVTE, from the coding sequence ATGAACAACTTAAAATTTCTGCTGAAACTTTCAGGACAGCATAAAATAAAACTTATTGTTTCTGCTATGTTCAGTATAATCAGCACTACTTTATCAGCTATTCCATATCTTCTGGTATACAGTATTATTTTAGAAATCTTTAACAGGGAAATTAGCTACAATAAAATAAAATCTCTAGTCTTTATAGCTATTTTATTTATTATTCTAGGTGTTGTCGCCCGTATTCTCTCAGGAATATTTTCCCATATTTCAGCATTCAATATTCTCTATAAAATAAGAATTGATCTTATTGAACACATGTCAAAACTGAATATGGGATTTTTTAAGAAAAATATGACTGGAAAACTGAAAAAAATAATTAACGAAGATGTGGAAAAACTGGAAAATTTCATTGCACATCAGATTCCGGATTTATCTTCAGCTTTTGCTACTCCCCTCATTTTCCTTGGTATTATGTTTTATTTTAACTGGCAGCTTTCTTTAGTATTATTTATACCTATTATTTTAGGAATATTAGCTCAAAGTGGTATGTTTAAAAACTATATGGGAAAAGTTGACCATTTTTATAAACTTGTTGCAAAGTTAAATTCCACTATTATGGAATATATAAATGCCATGAACGTAATGAAAGCCTTTAATCTCACTGCAAAATCATTTAAGGATTACAGAGATAATACTCAGGAGTATGCAGATTACTGGATTGAACTTACAGAACTTGCAGTGCCTTATTATTCAGCATTTCTCTGTCTTGTGGATACAGGGCTGCTTTTTATCATTCCAATTGGTGGAATAATGCTTTTAAATGGTAAAATAACAATTTCTGTATACATTCTTTTTCTTCTGATGAGTACAATATTCCTGAACTCACTGAGGACACTATTTGAACTTTCAGAAAGCCTTTCATTTCTTCTGAAAGGAATGGAAAAAATCATTGAAATTTTTAATGAAAAGGAACAAAAATCAGGAAATATTTCCTTTCCCGAACATTTTTCAGAAAGTTTGAAATATGAAAATGTAACATTTGCATACAACAAGGCAAAGGTTATAAATAATTTTACCCTGACTATAAGGGCAGGAACTACTACAGCTCTTGTAGGCCCTTCAGGATCAGGAAAAACTACTATAGGACTTCTTGCCGGAAGATTCTGGGATATTGACGAAGGAAAAATAACTATTGATGGAACTGATATAAAAGATATTTCATATGAAAGCCTTATGGATAATATATCCTTTGTTTTTCAGGACACTTTCATGCTCCACGATACAATTTACGAGAATATTATAATGGGAAAAAACTATACACGTGAAGAAGTGGAAAATGCTGCGAAAAAAGCGCAGATTCACGACTTTATCATGTCACTGCCTGACAGATATGAAACAAAAATAGGAGAAGGCGGAGTAAAACTAAGCGGTGGAGAAAAACAGAGAATCTCAATTGCCCGTGCTATAATAAAAAATACTCCTATTGTCATTCTTGATGAAGTTACTTCATATTCTGACATTGAAAATGAGGCTAAAATACAGTCAGCCCTCAAAACTTTGCTTAAAGGAAAAACTGCACTTATTATTGCCCACAGACTTTACACTATAAAAAATGCTGATAATATTGTTTTCATGAAAAAAGGACAGATAACTGAACAGGGTACTCATGAAGAGCTTCTCAGAAACAGAGCCGATTACTGGCATCTGTGGTCCCTCTACAATGAAAATGATCTGGAAAAGGAGGTTACGGAATAA
- a CDS encoding helix-turn-helix transcriptional regulator, whose product MKKKINNSGTTDIFFEQLENSVHIESKDIPFGKEYHFKDFTSNKNSSGTIKRFFLDSEYEIAIAKVSGKIDYEFSNFTPMENIIEVAYCFDGKAKISSFPNNSSHFLRKGEILIYSFKNNNKLFKFEYENMHTISMNFYMDKLKSNLNLSVGNPIFSEWSEKILNIFKNGELLHIKSNNEIDALALQLKNFYPYDIDSFIDFKLKVTRLFFLILKKHSESGEKKTHSLISENIKSILKNTPVSELPSIKKLCEITRLNNYYLQTSFEKSEGMKISHYIRNLRMERAKFLLETTDLSILEISIEVGYENPSKFAKNFRNHFGILPSKYRKKVLEERKIK is encoded by the coding sequence ATGAAAAAGAAAATAAATAATTCAGGAACTACAGACATATTTTTTGAACAACTTGAAAATAGCGTGCATATTGAATCTAAAGATATTCCATTTGGAAAGGAATATCATTTTAAGGATTTTACTTCAAATAAAAATTCTTCAGGAACTATAAAAAGATTTTTTCTTGATAGTGAATACGAAATTGCAATAGCAAAGGTTTCAGGAAAGATAGACTATGAATTCAGTAATTTTACTCCTATGGAAAACATTATCGAAGTGGCTTACTGTTTTGATGGAAAAGCAAAAATTTCCTCATTTCCAAATAATAGTTCGCATTTTCTTAGAAAAGGGGAAATTCTGATTTATTCCTTTAAAAATAATAATAAATTATTTAAATTTGAATATGAGAATATGCATACCATTTCCATGAATTTTTATATGGATAAACTGAAATCAAATTTAAATCTTTCAGTCGGAAATCCTATATTTTCAGAATGGAGTGAAAAAATACTGAATATTTTTAAGAATGGAGAACTACTTCACATAAAATCAAATAATGAAATTGATGCTCTCGCTCTTCAGCTTAAAAACTTTTATCCGTATGACATTGACAGTTTTATTGATTTTAAGCTGAAAGTTACCCGTCTGTTTTTTCTTATTCTGAAAAAACATTCTGAATCCGGAGAAAAAAAGACACATTCTCTAATTTCAGAAAATATAAAGTCTATTTTGAAAAATACTCCTGTTTCAGAACTTCCTTCAATAAAAAAACTTTGTGAAATTACAAGATTAAATAATTATTATTTACAAACCTCTTTTGAAAAAAGCGAAGGAATGAAAATAAGCCATTATATACGTAATCTGCGTATGGAACGAGCAAAATTTCTTCTTGAAACTACCGATTTAAGTATTCTTGAGATTTCAATTGAAGTCGGATATGAGAATCCAAGTAAATTTGCTAAAAATTTCAGAAATCATTTTGGAATCCTGCCAAGCAAATACCGAAAAAAAGTGCTTGAAGAAAGAAAAATTAAGTAG
- the uppS gene encoding polyprenyl diphosphate synthase: MELKIPKHVAIIMDGNGRWAKEKGKIRLEGHRAGAANIEKILEESIKLGVKYLTVYAFSTENWKRPEKEVKGLMELFSAFLSSKKKTMKKQGIKLLVTGSKEGVSNSLLKKIEETEKYLENEETIVFNIAFNYGGRKEITDAINKILSDEKRETGKTVTEEEVARYMYRPDIPDPELVIRTSGEFRISNFLLWEIAYSEFYVTDVYWPDFDEEEYNKAILSFNRRDRRYGGLNAE, translated from the coding sequence ATGGAATTGAAGATACCAAAGCATGTTGCGATAATAATGGACGGAAATGGACGATGGGCAAAGGAAAAAGGAAAAATAAGACTTGAAGGACACAGAGCAGGAGCTGCAAATATTGAAAAAATATTGGAAGAGTCAATAAAATTAGGAGTAAAATATTTAACAGTCTATGCTTTTTCAACTGAAAACTGGAAAAGACCGGAAAAGGAAGTAAAAGGACTTATGGAACTGTTTTCAGCTTTCCTCAGCAGCAAGAAAAAAACAATGAAAAAGCAGGGAATTAAACTATTGGTGACAGGTTCTAAGGAAGGAGTATCAAATTCTTTACTGAAAAAAATAGAAGAAACGGAAAAATACTTGGAAAATGAAGAGACAATAGTATTTAATATAGCCTTTAACTATGGTGGGAGAAAAGAAATAACAGATGCAATTAATAAAATATTGTCAGATGAAAAAAGAGAAACAGGAAAAACTGTTACTGAAGAAGAAGTGGCAAGATATATGTATAGACCTGATATACCTGATCCTGAACTTGTTATAAGAACAAGCGGAGAATTCAGAATAAGTAATTTTCTTTTATGGGAAATTGCATATTCAGAATTTTATGTAACAGATGTTTACTGGCCTGACTTTGATGAAGAAGAATATAATAAAGCAATTTTATCTTTTAATAGGAGAGATAGAAGATATGGAGGACTAAATGCTGAGTAG
- a CDS encoding phosphatidate cytidylyltransferase, which produces MLSRLFIILLFVPFLLWIFLKGDILLLIFTMVIIGMSLYEFYKMLKDKGYEVANRIGMGLGLFLPVAIYFQENSRNIFSIFRLEFFKQINYDMGGFIVFALMLLSLRQVLKEKIKGAMAEISYTLFGIIYVAYLFSYILLIRYEFPNGNVLVAMTFILIWACDISAYLVGKAIGGKFFKRRLSPKISPNKSIEGAIAGILGVFLVILFFDQIYLLIANFVCGISFISKNCSLTYLKVGIKGVHAFILALGLGVFAELGDLVESKIKRELGIKDSGNLLLGHGGFLDRFDSALFVLPVVYYFMKYVIHM; this is translated from the coding sequence ATGCTGAGTAGACTTTTTATTATTTTGTTATTTGTACCTTTTCTTCTCTGGATATTTTTAAAAGGAGATATACTATTGCTTATTTTTACAATGGTAATAATAGGGATGTCTCTTTATGAATTTTATAAAATGCTTAAAGATAAAGGATATGAGGTTGCAAATAGGATAGGAATGGGTCTGGGACTTTTTCTGCCTGTAGCAATATATTTTCAGGAAAACTCAAGAAATATATTTTCCATATTCAGACTGGAATTTTTTAAACAGATTAATTATGATATGGGAGGATTTATAGTATTTGCGCTTATGCTGCTTTCACTGAGACAGGTTCTGAAAGAAAAGATAAAAGGTGCAATGGCTGAAATATCCTACACGTTGTTTGGAATAATATATGTAGCATACTTATTTTCATATATACTGCTCATAAGATATGAATTTCCAAATGGAAATGTTCTAGTGGCAATGACATTTATACTTATATGGGCCTGCGATATTTCTGCATATTTAGTGGGAAAAGCAATAGGAGGAAAATTTTTTAAAAGAAGACTTTCTCCAAAAATCAGCCCTAATAAATCAATAGAAGGCGCAATCGCTGGGATATTAGGAGTATTTTTAGTAATATTATTCTTTGATCAGATATACTTACTTATTGCAAATTTTGTATGTGGAATTTCTTTTATATCAAAAAATTGCAGTCTGACTTATCTGAAGGTTGGGATTAAAGGAGTTCATGCGTTTATTTTAGCACTAGGTCTAGGAGTATTTGCTGAGCTTGGAGATCTTGTGGAATCAAAAATAAAAAGAGAACTTGGAATAAAAGATTCAGGAAATCTTCTTCTTGGACATGGAGGTTTTTTAGACAGATTTGACAGTGCTTTATTTGTTTTGCCAGTAGTTTACTATTTTATGAAGTATGTTATACATATGTAA
- the tyrS gene encoding tyrosine--tRNA ligase, with protein MSFKNEQEIKNEVERQYNILKRGCEEIINEHEFKKKLEKSISTDTPLRVKLGIDPTGSELHLGHAVPLRKLKQFQDLGHEVLFLIGTFTGRIGDPTGKSETRKMLSEEQVKENIKTYLDQVKLILDLDKIKVVYNADWLEKLSLSDALNLLSQFTVSQMISREDFSKRLSENKPVSLIEFMYPILQGYDSVELKADIELGATEQKFNLLRGRDLQKNFGQEQQVCMIMPILVGLDGVEKMSKSLGNYIGVKDTPNDMFGKVMSISDELMENYYTMITDVPSEKITEIKAQIADGSLHPMEAKKQLGAEVVKIYYGEDAAKEARDWFENVFSKKNLDVDLPEVEVEYKETGIIDLLVKKTKLMSSTSEARRLIEQGGFKINDEAVKDVKATVVPESGMIIRAGKKKIVKVK; from the coding sequence ATGAGTTTTAAAAATGAACAGGAAATAAAAAATGAAGTTGAAAGACAGTATAATATATTAAAAAGAGGCTGCGAAGAAATAATAAATGAACATGAATTTAAGAAAAAACTTGAAAAATCAATTTCTACAGACACACCTTTAAGAGTAAAATTAGGGATTGATCCTACAGGTTCAGAACTGCATTTAGGGCATGCCGTTCCTTTGAGAAAATTGAAACAATTTCAGGATTTAGGGCATGAAGTATTATTTCTAATCGGGACTTTTACAGGAAGAATAGGTGATCCGACAGGAAAATCTGAAACTAGGAAAATGTTGTCAGAAGAGCAGGTAAAGGAAAATATAAAAACATATCTGGATCAGGTGAAATTAATATTGGATCTGGATAAGATAAAGGTTGTATATAATGCTGACTGGTTGGAAAAACTGTCGTTATCAGATGCATTGAATCTGCTGTCACAGTTCACTGTGTCGCAAATGATTTCGAGAGAAGATTTTTCAAAGAGATTGTCAGAAAATAAACCGGTTTCACTGATAGAATTTATGTATCCAATTTTACAGGGATATGATTCGGTGGAGCTGAAGGCGGATATTGAATTAGGGGCAACAGAACAGAAGTTCAATCTTTTAAGAGGAAGGGATTTACAGAAAAACTTTGGACAGGAACAGCAGGTGTGCATGATAATGCCAATTCTTGTTGGACTTGATGGAGTGGAAAAAATGTCTAAATCTTTAGGAAACTATATTGGAGTAAAAGACACTCCGAATGATATGTTTGGTAAAGTTATGTCAATTTCAGATGAACTGATGGAAAATTATTATACCATGATAACAGACGTTCCTTCTGAAAAAATTACAGAAATTAAAGCTCAAATCGCAGATGGAAGTTTACATCCAATGGAAGCTAAAAAACAGCTGGGAGCAGAAGTTGTAAAAATTTACTATGGAGAAGATGCTGCTAAAGAAGCGAGAGACTGGTTTGAAAATGTATTCAGTAAAAAGAACCTTGATGTGGATCTGCCTGAGGTGGAAGTTGAATACAAAGAAACAGGAATAATAGATCTTCTTGTAAAGAAAACGAAACTTATGAGCTCTACAAGTGAAGCGAGACGTCTTATTGAGCAGGGCGGATTTAAGATAAATGATGAAGCTGTAAAAGACGTAAAGGCGACTGTTGTTCCTGAAAGCGGAATGATTATAAGGGCAGGAAAAAAGAAAATAGTTAAGGTAAAATAG
- the mvk gene encoding mevalonate kinase, translating into MKIPIMENKLSDKNINNRNRKGRGVSHSKIILMGEHSVVYGYPAIAIPLKNIQMECIVERSRVPFFHNEKDTLSTAVHTALKYLNRKNENIKYKVISDIPPKRGMGSSAAVSIAAIRGVLDYFNRKVDNMTLEKLVNEAEIIAHNTPSGLDAKTCLSDSAIKFIKNKGFKNLDMNLGVYLLIADTGIHGHTRDAIMNIKKMRNKALPMLKKLGKLTEETEKFIEKKDVVNIGKNMIFAHEELKKLGVSIEKSDILVKTAIDEGAYGAKMSGGGLGGCIIALMESREKAEMTAKKLMEKGAVNIWIEAL; encoded by the coding sequence ATGAAAATACCTATCATGGAAAATAAATTATCCGATAAAAATATAAATAATAGGAACAGAAAAGGGAGGGGAGTTTCCCATAGCAAGATAATTCTCATGGGAGAACATTCTGTAGTGTATGGATATCCTGCAATAGCCATTCCGTTAAAAAATATACAGATGGAATGTATTGTGGAAAGATCAAGGGTTCCATTTTTTCATAATGAAAAAGATACTCTCTCTACAGCTGTTCACACAGCATTAAAATATTTGAACAGAAAAAATGAGAATATAAAGTACAAGGTAATATCGGATATTCCTCCAAAAAGAGGGATGGGCTCTTCTGCAGCAGTAAGTATTGCTGCCATAAGGGGAGTACTTGATTATTTTAACAGAAAAGTTGATAATATGACATTGGAGAAACTTGTGAATGAAGCTGAAATAATAGCTCATAATACTCCAAGTGGACTTGATGCAAAAACATGCCTCAGTGACAGTGCCATAAAGTTCATAAAAAATAAGGGATTTAAAAACCTTGATATGAATCTGGGAGTATATTTGCTGATTGCAGATACTGGAATACACGGACATACAAGGGATGCAATAATGAATATAAAAAAAATGAGAAATAAAGCTTTACCTATGTTGAAAAAGCTTGGAAAACTGACAGAAGAAACAGAAAAGTTCATTGAAAAAAAAGATGTCGTTAATATAGGAAAAAATATGATTTTTGCACATGAGGAATTGAAAAAGTTAGGGGTAAGCATTGAAAAATCTGATATTCTTGTAAAAACAGCCATTGATGAAGGAGCATATGGTGCAAAAATGTCCGGTGGAGGACTTGGAGGCTGTATAATAGCCCTTATGGAAAGCAGGGAGAAAGCTGAAATGACCGCGAAAAAACTGATGGAAAAGGGAGCTGTAAATATATGGATAGAAGCACTGTAA
- the mvaD gene encoding diphosphomevalonate decarboxylase encodes MDRSTVKSYANIAIIKYWGKKDPVKMIPATSSISLTLENMFTETEISFVSREEALEITGQKSDILYINGELQDKEQIEKITKVVNLFRDDRNQLVKINTRNNMPTEAGLSSSSSGLSAAIKACNRLFEKNLSREELAQISKFASGSSARSFFGPVGMWDKDTGEISEIKTDLKFAMIVLVLNEEKKIISSRKGMAICMETSTSFNEWIRQSEIDFENMKRYLREGDFSKVGELTEANALRMHETTKNANPSFTYLTEKSFEAIEYVKELRKQGEKCYFTMDAGPNVKVLCLEEDFDRLKDILRKKYKIIASKCKVISDNDD; translated from the coding sequence ATGGATAGAAGCACTGTAAAATCTTATGCCAATATAGCAATTATAAAATACTGGGGGAAAAAGGATCCTGTAAAAATGATACCTGCTACAAGCAGTATTTCCCTAACGCTGGAAAATATGTTTACTGAAACGGAAATAAGTTTTGTCAGCCGGGAAGAAGCTCTTGAAATAACAGGTCAGAAAAGTGATATCCTTTATATAAACGGAGAACTGCAGGATAAGGAACAGATAGAGAAAATAACTAAAGTTGTAAATCTTTTCAGAGATGACAGAAATCAGCTTGTAAAAATAAATACAAGAAATAACATGCCTACAGAAGCAGGTCTTTCTTCAAGCTCAAGCGGACTTTCAGCAGCAATAAAGGCATGTAACAGGCTGTTTGAGAAAAATTTAAGCAGGGAAGAACTTGCGCAGATATCAAAGTTTGCTTCAGGATCTTCCGCAAGAAGCTTTTTCGGTCCGGTTGGCATGTGGGATAAGGATACAGGAGAAATCTCAGAAATTAAAACAGATTTGAAATTTGCAATGATTGTGCTTGTACTGAATGAAGAAAAGAAGATAATTTCAAGCAGAAAAGGAATGGCAATCTGCATGGAAACTTCAACTTCATTTAATGAATGGATAAGACAGTCAGAAATAGATTTTGAAAACATGAAAAGGTACCTGAGGGAAGGGGATTTTTCAAAAGTAGGAGAGCTTACAGAAGCAAATGCACTTAGAATGCATGAAACTACTAAAAATGCAAATCCTTCCTTTACATATTTGACAGAAAAATCCTTTGAAGCAATAGAATATGTAAAAGAATTACGTAAACAGGGAGAAAAATGTTACTTTACAATGGATGCCGGGCCTAACGTAAAAGTACTTTGTCTGGAAGAGGATTTTGACAGATTAAAGGATATACTTAGAAAAAAATATAAAATAATAGCGTCAAAATGCAAAGTAATCAGTGATAATGATGATTAA
- a CDS encoding phosphomevalonate kinase, whose product MMIKEKENGEAEIERNIVNTVKTGGKLYIAGEYSVLTPNQSAIIKNIDIFMKAEIKFSEKYSIYSDMYDYSVTLEEDDKNYSLITETVNIVNKYLQLKGIYIKPFNMKITGKMEKNGKKYGIGSSGSVTVLTVKAMSKLYSYDISEEELFKLSSYVLLKRGDNGSMGDIACISYENPVMYTSFDRNLIKEKMKKSSLAEIMNLPWGYKIEKIYCPEKYEFLVGWTGVPAISGQMINEVKNSINRDFLEQSEKIVQNLKNGIEKGNKKIISENIIENGKQLRKLNRKIYSRKLLKLIECAEGLDICAKSSGAGGGDCGIAISFSKNNTEELLKRWKNEDIELLYKSEF is encoded by the coding sequence ATGATGATTAAAGAAAAAGAAAATGGAGAAGCAGAAATAGAGAGAAATATTGTAAATACAGTAAAAACAGGTGGCAAACTTTATATCGCGGGAGAATATTCTGTTCTGACTCCAAATCAGAGTGCAATTATAAAAAATATAGATATTTTTATGAAGGCTGAAATAAAATTTTCAGAAAAATACAGTATTTACTCGGATATGTATGATTATTCAGTTACATTGGAAGAAGATGATAAAAATTATTCCCTGATTACAGAAACTGTAAATATTGTAAATAAATATTTACAATTAAAAGGAATATATATAAAGCCTTTTAATATGAAAATTACTGGAAAAATGGAGAAAAATGGTAAAAAATATGGGATTGGATCTAGTGGGAGTGTAACAGTGCTTACTGTAAAGGCAATGTCAAAACTGTACAGTTATGATATTTCTGAGGAAGAGCTCTTCAAACTTTCTTCCTATGTACTTCTAAAAAGAGGAGATAATGGCTCGATGGGAGATATAGCCTGCATTTCCTACGAAAATCCTGTAATGTATACTTCATTTGACAGAAATTTAATAAAAGAAAAAATGAAAAAAAGTTCCCTTGCAGAAATAATGAACTTGCCATGGGGATATAAAATAGAAAAGATATATTGCCCTGAGAAATATGAATTTTTGGTGGGATGGACTGGAGTACCTGCTATTTCAGGACAAATGATAAATGAAGTCAAAAATTCAATAAATAGGGATTTTCTGGAACAATCTGAGAAAATTGTACAGAATCTGAAAAATGGAATAGAAAAGGGAAATAAAAAAATAATTTCAGAAAATATTATAGAAAATGGTAAACAGCTAAGAAAACTGAATAGAAAAATTTATAGCCGGAAACTTCTGAAACTGATAGAATGTGCAGAAGGACTGGATATATGTGCTAAAAGCAGTGGAGCAGGCGGAGGAGATTGTGGAATTGCCATATCTTTCAGTAAAAATAATACGGAAGAACTGCTAAAAAGATGGAAAAACGAAGATATAGAACTGCTTTATAAATCAGAGTTCTAA
- the fni gene encoding type 2 isopentenyl-diphosphate Delta-isomerase, with the protein MNRKDEHIKYALKYESTGNSFDDMELIQCSIPKYNLEEIDMSVNFAENTFEYPFFINAMTGGSKKGKEINRKLAKVAKECNILFVTGSYSAALKNPDDDSFEVVRKENKGLLLGTNIGADKNYTAGMKAVEDLKPLFLQIHVNLMQELIMPEGSRNFNEWEKNIVDFVKNIKVPLILKEVGFGMSPETVKKGMELGLKTFDISGRGGTSFAYIENMRGENRFSYLNEWGQSTVSCLLGLKDYINKAEIIASGGVRHPLDIIKALVLGAKAVGLSGTMLRLAENNSTEEIIEIVNSWKEECRMIMCALNAKNVKELQNVKYVLYGKTKEFYLK; encoded by the coding sequence ATGAACAGGAAGGATGAGCATATAAAATATGCGTTAAAATATGAAAGCACAGGTAATAGTTTCGATGATATGGAACTGATACAGTGCTCAATACCTAAATATAATCTGGAAGAAATAGATATGTCTGTCAATTTTGCAGAAAATACATTCGAATATCCTTTTTTTATAAATGCAATGACAGGTGGAAGCAAAAAGGGAAAAGAAATAAACAGGAAACTTGCAAAAGTTGCAAAGGAATGTAATATCCTTTTTGTTACGGGCTCATACAGTGCCGCCTTGAAAAATCCTGATGACGACTCATTTGAAGTGGTAAGGAAAGAAAATAAGGGACTTCTTCTTGGAACAAATATTGGAGCGGATAAAAACTATACGGCAGGAATGAAGGCTGTGGAAGATTTGAAACCGTTATTTTTACAGATACATGTTAATCTTATGCAGGAACTTATAATGCCTGAAGGAAGTAGAAACTTCAATGAATGGGAGAAAAATATAGTAGATTTTGTAAAAAATATAAAAGTTCCACTGATTTTAAAGGAAGTAGGCTTTGGAATGAGTCCTGAAACAGTAAAAAAAGGTATGGAACTTGGGCTAAAAACATTTGATATAAGCGGAAGAGGTGGAACAAGCTTTGCCTATATTGAAAATATGAGGGGGGAAAATAGATTTTCCTACCTTAATGAATGGGGACAGAGTACAGTATCGTGTCTTCTTGGATTAAAAGATTATATCAATAAGGCTGAAATAATAGCAAGTGGAGGGGTAAGGCATCCTCTTGACATCATAAAGGCTCTTGTGCTGGGAGCAAAGGCAGTAGGGCTTTCAGGAACAATGCTTCGTCTTGCAGAAAATAATTCCACTGAAGAAATAATAGAAATAGTAAACAGCTGGAAGGAAGAATGCAGAATGATAATGTGCGCCTTAAATGCTAAAAATGTAAAGGAACTTCAGAATGTAAAGTATGTTCTGTATGGTAAGACAAAGGAGTTTTATTTAAAATAA
- a CDS encoding DUF333 domain-containing protein, whose product MISIFMLAVSFASMSAAKKSTVRKASGKKTTVKKVVKKEEEKSPMIGMSNPASVYCVEQGGESILVRSKKGDFGICKLKDGTAVEEWEYYRENNK is encoded by the coding sequence ATGATAAGTATTTTTATGTTGGCAGTGTCCTTTGCAAGTATGTCTGCTGCAAAAAAATCCACTGTTAGAAAAGCCTCTGGTAAGAAAACAACTGTAAAGAAAGTTGTAAAAAAGGAAGAAGAAAAGTCACCGATGATTGGAATGTCAAATCCAGCATCAGTTTATTGTGTGGAGCAAGGTGGAGAGTCAATTCTTGTAAGAAGTAAAAAGGGAGATTTTGGAATTTGTAAGCTGAAAGATGGAACAGCAGTGGAAGAATGGGAATATTACAGAGAAAATAACAAATAA